A region of the Thermogladius calderae 1633 genome:
ACAGGTTGATTAAGCTCCTTGAGAGATATGCTCCCATCAAGGGGTGATATGCTATGGTCTTCGTTAAGGTGGTATTCGGAGATGCAAGGAACATGGGGGAGCTCCAGGACGGCTCAGTGCACCTCGTTGTAACCTCCCCGCCGTACTACAATGCCCCCTTCGACTTCCCGGGCTTGTTCCCGAGCTACGGGGACTACCTGGATCTACTCCGGGGTGTTGGGAGGGAGATCTACAGGGTTCTAGCTCCTGGTAGGGTTGCCTGCTTCGTCACTCAGGATGTTAGGGTTGAGGGTAGACTCTACCCTATAGTCTCAGACCTCATACACATCATGGTGTACGAGGTTGGGTTCGAGTACCAGGAGAAGATAGTGTGGAGGAAGCCTGAGGGTTACATTAGGATTAGTAGGAGAAGTGGTGTCCTAATACAACACCCATACCCCATGTACTACTACCCTGATAACATATACGAGGAGATAGTCGTCTTCAGGAAGCCGGGTGAATTCGATAGAACCAAGGTACCCGAGCATGTGAGGGAGAGGAGTAGGATCGATGTTAGGAGATTCCAAGTTGAGAAGTGGTACCTCTCAGTATGGGATATAAAGAACGTTCTACCAAGCGAGAAGTGGAGCAAGTACACGGCGGCGTTC
Encoded here:
- a CDS encoding DNA-methyltransferase, translated to MVFVKVVFGDARNMGELQDGSVHLVVTSPPYYNAPFDFPGLFPSYGDYLDLLRGVGREIYRVLAPGRVACFVTQDVRVEGRLYPIVSDLIHIMVYEVGFEYQEKIVWRKPEGYIRISRRSGVLIQHPYPMYYYPDNIYEEIVVFRKPGEFDRTKVPEHVRERSRIDVRRFQVEKWYLSVWDIKNVLPSEKWSKYTAAFPEELVQRLVRLYSYVGETVLDPFLGTGTTCAVARRLERNCVGYEIDLELREVIEERLGIGKPSLTEYTRGADVKEVVVRNDARRLRTTLRERIERRLNEKNERSMRDNHS